A genome region from Clostridium pasteurianum includes the following:
- a CDS encoding response regulator transcription factor, giving the protein MKKILIIEDEVSIAELEKDYLELSNFKVDIETSGKSGLEAAKNQNYNLIILDLMLPELDGFEVCKQIRKIKNIPILMVSAKKEDIDKIRGLGIGADDYMTKPFSPSELVARVKAHISRYERLVNSNGDDLYNEIEVRGLNINKASRKVFVNDREVQFTAKEFDLLVFLAQNPDRVFSKEELFDKIWGMDSLGEIATVTVHIKKIREKIEKDTSNPEYIETVWGAGYRFRG; this is encoded by the coding sequence ATGAAAAAGATTTTAATTATTGAAGATGAAGTTAGTATAGCAGAACTTGAAAAAGATTATCTAGAACTTAGTAATTTTAAAGTTGATATAGAGACTTCAGGAAAATCTGGACTGGAAGCTGCAAAAAACCAAAATTATAATCTTATTATACTTGATTTAATGCTGCCTGAATTAGATGGTTTTGAGGTATGTAAGCAAATAAGAAAAATAAAAAATATCCCTATTTTAATGGTATCTGCAAAGAAAGAGGATATAGATAAGATAAGAGGTCTGGGAATTGGGGCTGATGATTATATGACAAAACCTTTCAGCCCTAGTGAGCTTGTGGCAAGAGTTAAGGCACATATAAGCAGATATGAGAGATTAGTAAATAGTAATGGTGACGATTTGTATAATGAAATTGAAGTGAGAGGTCTTAATATAAATAAAGCATCTAGAAAGGTTTTTGTAAATGACCGTGAAGTACAATTTACAGCTAAGGAATTTGACCTTTTAGTGTTCTTGGCTCAAAATCCAGATAGAGTTTTTAGCAAAGAAGAGCTATTTGATAAGATATGGGGAATGGATTCTTTAGGTGAAATAGCTACAGTTACGGTTCATATAAAAAAGATAAGAGAGAAAATTGAAAAGGACACTTCTAATCCGGAATATATTGAAACTGTTTGGGGTGCCGGATATAGATTCAGGGGTTAA